A stretch of Gemmatimonas aurantiaca T-27 DNA encodes these proteins:
- a CDS encoding ankyrin repeat domain-containing protein, whose protein sequence is MADLTRFIPWTMVLLGGSMLFDGSAGGAPPRAVPPRAPAILPHEDIRESVGKVIPLMQRSADIWFEKRACGSCHHQGVGTLSMAMLRERGFPVDTAWMRSQVERTVRQSANWQERVVAREMSINQAIGQNYRMVGIVAAGYPSTDLSRAVAYLIAGEQHASGRWMSISRRPPLEDSEVTATALSLRTLSLVPLPGREREVATRMRRGRAWLAGHTPVSTEERVMQLLGLGWTGGTSRELQPYAKALLAEQRADGGWSQVPTRNSDAYATGQVLTVLMQVARVPAADARVQRGLKFLLSTQQDDGTWRVPTTRTLQAGLPYFESGFPHGKDQFISYAGTAWAVMAMVSSLQDEPTRALMGRPLRTFSVAADTVPDGLTPLHRAAMFSSMAEMRALMAKGADVNAASPMGVTPLMAAVHDVAKLRVLLDAGADMEAATKQGHTALQLAAAHANGGESARLLLAKGAKVDRALTMSNAAKTTALSYAISRGDTLLAAMMLARGADIQGTSASKETPLMAATWHADSVGADWLLRHGALPDDGVPPGLNGPPTPLMIAAEDGATGVLQVLLRRGANVQIADEQQFTALHFAAGAPDRGSPAIIEALLAGGARADAKSKNGEIPAAVAQRYGKAWAAQRLGGTPR, encoded by the coding sequence ATGGCTGACCTGACGCGCTTCATCCCGTGGACCATGGTGTTGCTCGGTGGCTCGATGCTGTTCGACGGATCCGCGGGTGGGGCACCACCTCGCGCGGTTCCGCCTCGCGCGCCCGCCATACTGCCGCACGAGGACATCCGCGAGTCGGTGGGCAAGGTGATCCCGCTCATGCAGCGCTCGGCCGATATCTGGTTCGAGAAGCGCGCCTGTGGTTCCTGCCACCATCAGGGGGTGGGCACGCTATCCATGGCCATGTTGCGGGAGCGCGGCTTCCCGGTGGATACGGCGTGGATGCGTTCGCAGGTCGAGCGGACCGTGCGGCAGTCGGCCAACTGGCAAGAGAGGGTGGTGGCCCGGGAGATGAGCATCAATCAGGCCATCGGGCAGAACTATCGCATGGTCGGGATCGTGGCCGCCGGCTACCCCAGCACGGATCTGTCGCGCGCGGTCGCGTACCTCATTGCTGGCGAGCAGCACGCCAGCGGCCGGTGGATGTCGATCTCTCGGCGTCCGCCGCTGGAAGATTCCGAAGTCACGGCCACCGCGTTGTCGTTGCGCACCCTGTCACTGGTGCCACTGCCTGGCCGTGAGCGCGAGGTGGCCACACGCATGCGCCGTGGTCGGGCTTGGCTTGCCGGGCACACGCCCGTGTCCACGGAAGAGCGCGTGATGCAACTGCTGGGTCTCGGGTGGACGGGTGGCACATCCCGTGAGTTGCAGCCATACGCCAAGGCGCTGTTGGCGGAGCAACGCGCGGACGGCGGGTGGTCACAGGTGCCCACGCGCAACTCTGACGCGTATGCAACAGGGCAGGTGCTTACCGTGCTCATGCAGGTCGCCCGTGTGCCGGCAGCGGATGCGCGGGTACAGCGCGGACTCAAGTTTTTGCTTTCAACGCAGCAAGACGATGGCACATGGCGTGTGCCGACCACGCGCACGTTGCAGGCGGGGCTGCCGTACTTCGAATCGGGATTCCCGCACGGCAAAGATCAGTTCATTTCGTACGCCGGTACGGCGTGGGCCGTCATGGCGATGGTGTCGTCGTTGCAAGACGAGCCGACGCGCGCGTTGATGGGCCGTCCACTGCGCACGTTCTCAGTGGCGGCGGATACGGTACCTGATGGCCTCACGCCGCTGCACCGGGCGGCGATGTTCAGCAGCATGGCGGAGATGCGCGCGCTGATGGCGAAGGGCGCCGATGTGAATGCGGCATCGCCCATGGGTGTCACACCGCTCATGGCTGCGGTGCACGACGTGGCCAAGTTGCGCGTGTTGCTCGATGCCGGTGCCGATATGGAAGCTGCGACCAAGCAGGGACACACGGCGCTGCAGCTCGCTGCGGCGCATGCCAATGGTGGCGAGAGCGCGAGGCTGTTGCTGGCCAAGGGCGCGAAGGTGGATCGTGCGCTCACCATGTCGAACGCCGCCAAGACGACGGCGCTGAGCTACGCCATCTCGCGCGGTGACACATTGCTGGCCGCGATGATGCTGGCGCGCGGTGCCGACATTCAGGGCACGTCGGCCAGCAAGGAGACGCCGCTCATGGCCGCGACGTGGCACGCCGACTCGGTGGGAGCAGACTGGCTGTTGCGTCACGGTGCGTTGCCGGATGATGGTGTGCCGCCCGGACTGAACGGCCCACCAACGCCACTCATGATTGCGGCCGAAGACGGAGCGACCGGTGTATTGCAGGTCTTGTTGCGGCGCGGCGCGAATGTGCAGATCGCCGATGAGCAGCAGTTCACGGCGCTGCATTTTGCCGCCGGTGCCCCCGATCGTGGATCGCCGGCCATCATCGAGGCATTGTTGGCTGGGGGCGCACGCGCCGATGCCAAGTCCAAGAATGGTGAGATCCCCGCGGCCGTGGCGCAGCGCTACGGCAAGGCGTGGGCCGCGCAGCGGCTCGGGGGCACGCCTCGCTGA
- a CDS encoding sulfurtransferase yields MSPVASLPGHPDPAIVAKGYAHPERLVSTEWLAAHLDHPSLRLLECNEDVLLYSVEHIPGAQKLDWHIDLNDQVERDYIARAAFEQLLRSKGIDDTTTVVFYGDKNNWWATYAFWVFQLFGFDNAVVLDGGRAKWIAENRPTTTDVPIFAPTAYVAGERNDTRIRAYFGETKAHMEAGGPMVDVRSPQEYTGEKLHMPDYPQEGTLRGGHIPGARSMPWAKAADADGSFKSADALRALYEGELGLSPKAAVVTYCRIGERSSHTWFVLTYLLGFDNVRNYDGSWTEWGNAVRAPIRKGETP; encoded by the coding sequence ATGTCTCCTGTCGCCAGTCTTCCGGGGCACCCCGATCCGGCCATTGTGGCCAAGGGGTATGCCCATCCCGAGCGGCTCGTGAGCACCGAGTGGCTCGCCGCCCATCTCGACCATCCGTCGCTGCGCCTCCTCGAATGCAATGAGGATGTGCTGCTCTACAGCGTGGAGCACATTCCCGGTGCGCAGAAACTCGATTGGCACATCGATCTGAACGATCAGGTCGAGCGCGACTACATCGCGCGTGCCGCCTTCGAGCAGTTGCTGCGCAGCAAGGGCATCGACGACACAACCACCGTGGTGTTCTACGGCGACAAGAACAACTGGTGGGCCACCTATGCGTTCTGGGTGTTCCAGTTGTTCGGCTTCGACAACGCGGTCGTGCTTGATGGCGGCCGCGCCAAATGGATCGCCGAGAACCGGCCCACCACCACCGATGTGCCGATATTTGCTCCCACGGCCTACGTGGCCGGCGAACGCAACGACACGCGCATCCGTGCCTACTTCGGCGAGACCAAGGCACACATGGAAGCCGGTGGCCCCATGGTGGACGTGCGCTCACCGCAGGAGTACACGGGGGAGAAGCTGCACATGCCCGACTATCCGCAGGAAGGCACACTGCGTGGTGGTCACATTCCGGGCGCACGCAGCATGCCATGGGCCAAGGCAGCCGACGCCGACGGCAGCTTCAAGAGCGCCGACGCCTTGCGGGCGCTGTACGAGGGTGAGCTCGGCCTTTCCCCGAAGGCGGCGGTGGTCACCTACTGCCGCATCGGCGAGCGTTCGAGCCATACGTGGTTTGTACTGACGTACCTGCTGGGCTTCGACAACGTGCGCAACTACGACGGATCGTGGACGGAGTGGGGTAACGCCGTTCGCGCTCCCATTCGCAAGGGAGAAACACCATGA
- a CDS encoding OsmC family protein, giving the protein MSAESLKDTTTTVAPTKPPAKVSVAWDGEHRFDGTRQSGSPSIRMDASGKTGPSPVDTLLCALGACTGVDVVDILAKRRTPVEAFNVDIEGERFAGVPGRVTRIHLVYQIKGAGIEKEHALRAIELAVTKYCSVRDSLDPNMPITWELQLNA; this is encoded by the coding sequence ATGAGTGCGGAATCGCTGAAGGACACCACCACGACGGTCGCACCGACCAAGCCGCCGGCCAAAGTGTCGGTGGCGTGGGATGGCGAGCATCGTTTCGATGGCACCCGCCAGTCGGGCAGCCCGAGCATTCGCATGGACGCCAGCGGCAAGACAGGCCCGTCGCCGGTGGACACCCTGCTCTGCGCACTCGGTGCGTGCACGGGAGTGGATGTGGTGGACATTCTGGCCAAGCGCCGCACGCCGGTCGAGGCGTTCAACGTGGATATCGAAGGCGAGCGGTTTGCCGGCGTGCCGGGGCGTGTGACCAGAATTCATCTCGTGTACCAGATCAAGGGAGCTGGCATCGAGAAGGAGCATGCCTTGCGGGCTATCGAGCTGGCGGTCACGAAGTACTGCAGTGTGCGGGACAGCCTCGATCCCAATATGCCGATCACGTGGGAATTGCAGCTGAACGCGTGA
- a CDS encoding M24 family metallopeptidase, protein MDSLAVRWTRNALIACGVLAAGTLSAQPAAEPAKVRWERQCQIRRDKFDRILPSAMRDNGVDMWLVMQKENQFDPMYEDLGRGYVGSVGYYIFTDRGGDRIERVAIGASGGLLEGCNVYDQVRGFAPLKAFIAERNPKRIAVNMSEEVGAADGLSKTSYDRLVKEIGPDFASRIVSAEKVVSDFRSGFTVSQLVAFGEAGEISRRIAERALSNEVVVPGVTTLEDVAWWMMDQLQQRGLGSSFDMPSVYITGPKGIEATSNGRIIQRGDLLIIDWGVGYLNTWTDVKRMSYVLKAGETAVPKGIQTAFDNALKVRDIIRRTIRPGPTAATMMEQLRGEIVKGGFRMQGTFNEVTNDGQVEVMIGCHSVGDRGHGSGPSIAAFNPRQMTFNIKPFNPFSIELFAWTPNPEWGGAKVRIPLEDDAIVTERGVEWLYPVNQRIGLIK, encoded by the coding sequence ATGGACTCGCTTGCTGTACGATGGACCCGGAACGCGCTGATCGCCTGTGGTGTGCTTGCTGCCGGCACGTTGTCGGCACAACCGGCTGCCGAACCAGCCAAGGTGCGCTGGGAGCGCCAATGCCAGATCCGGCGCGACAAGTTCGACCGCATCCTGCCCTCGGCCATGCGCGACAATGGCGTGGATATGTGGCTGGTCATGCAGAAGGAGAACCAATTCGATCCGATGTACGAGGACCTCGGTCGCGGCTACGTGGGCAGTGTCGGGTACTACATCTTCACCGACCGAGGCGGCGATCGCATTGAACGGGTGGCCATTGGCGCCAGTGGTGGGCTGCTCGAGGGGTGCAATGTGTACGATCAGGTGCGTGGGTTCGCACCACTCAAGGCGTTCATCGCCGAGCGCAATCCGAAGCGCATTGCGGTGAACATGTCGGAGGAAGTGGGTGCTGCCGACGGTCTGTCCAAAACGAGCTACGATCGGCTCGTGAAGGAGATCGGCCCCGACTTCGCCTCGCGCATCGTGAGCGCCGAGAAGGTGGTCAGCGATTTTCGCTCGGGCTTCACGGTCTCGCAGCTCGTGGCATTCGGTGAAGCCGGCGAGATCTCACGTCGCATTGCCGAGCGCGCGCTGAGCAACGAAGTGGTGGTGCCCGGTGTGACGACGCTGGAAGATGTGGCGTGGTGGATGATGGATCAGCTTCAGCAGCGTGGGCTGGGCTCCAGTTTCGACATGCCCAGTGTGTACATCACCGGCCCCAAGGGCATCGAAGCCACCAGCAACGGTCGCATCATCCAGCGTGGCGATCTGCTCATCATCGATTGGGGCGTTGGGTATCTGAATACCTGGACCGACGTGAAGCGCATGTCGTATGTGCTCAAGGCCGGTGAAACGGCAGTGCCCAAAGGCATTCAGACCGCGTTCGACAACGCACTCAAGGTGCGGGACATCATTCGACGCACCATCCGTCCGGGCCCCACCGCCGCGACCATGATGGAGCAGTTGCGTGGCGAGATCGTGAAGGGTGGCTTCCGCATGCAGGGCACCTTCAATGAGGTGACCAACGATGGTCAGGTGGAAGTGATGATCGGTTGCCACTCGGTGGGCGATCGGGGGCATGGCAGCGGACCGAGTATTGCCGCGTTCAATCCGCGGCAGATGACGTTCAATATCAAGCCGTTCAATCCGTTCAGTATCGAACTCTTTGCCTGGACGCCAAACCCCGAGTGGGGTGGTGCCAAGGTGCGCATCCCGCTCGAAGATGATGCCATCGTCACCGAACGTGGCGTGGAATGGCTCTACCCGGTGAATCAGCGCATTGGTCTCATCAAGTAA
- a CDS encoding HEAT repeat domain-containing protein: MNHQRSLTTSWALAVSLLASIGGSTTAQAQSAASRIDAVTNGTVRLSYAAGQGVCGNGPNWSRTRDGRSGTFYGSWNGSSESLREIETTCERGPVRVVIVREQGDTKAIRIYVGGRWKSDTGYTDLGTVSAVDAGGWLLRLAERGPVKVARSALQAAILTDSVQASQILLRIARDDSRPQDVRNAAVNWLGEVVGERVSATLDSIAYEPGDREIRRTAIHTLGRRPKEEAIPALQKMAETLPDRELRRTAVMALAQTRDSQAIAWLEKRLQSR, translated from the coding sequence ATGAATCATCAGCGATCGCTCACGACATCGTGGGCGCTCGCGGTGAGTCTCCTCGCGAGCATCGGCGGCAGTACTACAGCGCAGGCGCAGTCGGCAGCATCCCGCATCGACGCGGTCACCAATGGCACGGTGCGGTTGAGCTACGCGGCAGGACAGGGCGTGTGTGGCAATGGCCCCAACTGGTCTCGCACACGTGATGGTCGGAGCGGCACGTTCTATGGTTCGTGGAACGGTTCCTCCGAAAGCCTGCGGGAAATCGAAACCACCTGCGAGCGTGGTCCGGTGCGGGTGGTGATCGTGCGGGAGCAGGGCGACACCAAGGCCATTCGCATCTACGTGGGTGGCCGCTGGAAGTCCGACACAGGCTACACCGACCTCGGCACCGTGTCCGCCGTGGATGCGGGTGGCTGGCTTCTCCGGCTGGCCGAGCGTGGCCCGGTGAAGGTGGCCCGCAGTGCGCTGCAGGCCGCCATCCTCACGGATTCGGTGCAGGCCAGTCAGATCCTCCTGCGCATCGCACGCGATGATTCGCGTCCGCAGGATGTGCGCAACGCGGCCGTGAACTGGCTCGGGGAAGTGGTGGGTGAACGGGTGTCGGCCACGCTCGACTCGATCGCCTACGAACCCGGTGATCGCGAGATCCGGCGCACCGCGATTCACACGCTCGGCCGTCGCCCCAAGGAAGAGGCGATTCCGGCGCTGCAGAAGATGGCCGAGACGTTGCCGGACCGGGAGCTCCGTCGCACGGCGGTGATGGCGCTGGCCCAGACCCGCGACAGCCAGGCCATCGCCTGGCTCGAAAAGCGCCTGCAGAGCCGGTAG
- a CDS encoding HEAT repeat domain-containing protein has protein sequence MAQDRISLALTRRTAARLTMLLLVSGVSADLLGAQSGGRVAPRPATPKAPVAAPEPMTAPTPPKPARAADDFYDLDYHMAELQAKRSTLMHLDAARMAAASAKMAAAGERLAVEVAANVAGVAALAPLAALQDELTGGFGINWSKSQRGYRTEAPEPWATQDMADSLYREGRKALSGDAYRKAADIFRSIRDRYPKSSYAPDAPYWEAFALQRLGGEANQRAALEALAYQQREYPKAATRGDASSLSARIEGVLGRRDATIANTLASRAQSATDGCPSAKDDERVDALNAVTQMDAERAMPILRKVLARREPCTQQLRRSAVWLVASRKQPESASILLNVARTDPDKEVREQAVFWMANVQSEESTNMLVELSKTGDDLELRKRAIYALSRSKSAKAASTLREIVLDTKEPEDLRGEALNWYLGSSAFAGGEDTMGFLKDVFGRADGMRFRSRVLSSIAARRTDDSRNFLVSVAINERESLDVRRSAVSNISSSSTWRLPVRTVTTSSSGQSVRTEVTASSSGQQLAGVTPAQQAAAAATALATVFDKATDLDIRRSALSSLANMRENAGVEKMIDVARNEKNLQLRRDAVSMLSRMKDPRAMALLQEIIDR, from the coding sequence ATGGCACAGGATCGTATCTCGCTCGCCCTGACGCGCCGCACCGCTGCCCGTCTGACCATGCTGCTGCTGGTGAGCGGCGTGTCCGCCGACCTGCTCGGCGCCCAGTCGGGCGGACGCGTGGCACCACGTCCCGCGACCCCGAAGGCTCCCGTCGCGGCACCGGAGCCGATGACGGCGCCGACGCCGCCCAAGCCGGCCCGGGCTGCTGATGATTTTTATGATCTCGACTATCACATGGCCGAACTGCAGGCCAAGCGCTCGACGTTGATGCACCTCGACGCGGCGCGCATGGCCGCAGCCAGCGCGAAGATGGCGGCGGCGGGTGAACGCCTCGCGGTCGAAGTCGCGGCCAACGTGGCAGGTGTCGCCGCGCTGGCACCGCTGGCGGCACTGCAGGATGAACTCACTGGCGGCTTTGGCATCAACTGGAGCAAGAGCCAGCGCGGTTACCGCACCGAAGCGCCCGAGCCGTGGGCGACGCAGGACATGGCGGATTCGCTGTATCGCGAAGGCCGCAAGGCGCTCTCGGGTGATGCCTATCGCAAGGCGGCGGATATCTTCCGCTCCATTCGCGACCGCTACCCGAAGAGCAGCTACGCACCGGACGCGCCGTACTGGGAAGCGTTTGCCCTGCAGCGCCTGGGTGGTGAAGCCAATCAGCGTGCCGCACTCGAAGCACTGGCCTATCAGCAGCGCGAGTATCCGAAAGCGGCCACGCGCGGTGATGCCTCTTCGTTGAGTGCGCGCATCGAAGGGGTGCTCGGTCGACGCGATGCGACGATCGCCAACACGCTGGCGAGTCGTGCACAGAGTGCCACCGATGGCTGCCCCAGCGCGAAGGACGACGAGCGGGTGGATGCGCTCAACGCCGTGACGCAGATGGACGCCGAACGTGCCATGCCGATCCTGCGCAAGGTGCTGGCCCGTCGTGAGCCATGCACGCAGCAGCTACGCCGCAGCGCCGTGTGGTTGGTGGCCTCGCGCAAGCAGCCCGAGTCGGCCAGCATTCTGCTGAACGTGGCGCGTACCGATCCCGACAAGGAAGTGCGTGAGCAGGCCGTGTTCTGGATGGCCAACGTCCAGAGCGAAGAGTCCACGAACATGCTGGTGGAACTCTCCAAGACCGGTGACGATCTCGAGCTCCGCAAGCGCGCCATCTACGCGCTGTCGCGGTCCAAGTCGGCCAAGGCGGCCAGCACGCTGCGCGAAATCGTGCTCGACACCAAAGAACCGGAAGACCTGCGCGGTGAAGCACTCAACTGGTATCTCGGCAGCAGCGCGTTCGCCGGTGGCGAAGATACGATGGGCTTCCTGAAGGATGTTTTCGGTCGCGCCGACGGCATGCGCTTCCGCAGCCGCGTGCTCTCCTCGATTGCGGCACGCCGCACCGACGATTCACGCAACTTCCTGGTGAGCGTCGCGATCAATGAACGGGAATCGCTCGATGTGCGTCGCTCGGCGGTCAGCAACATTTCGTCCAGCAGCACTTGGCGCCTGCCTGTGCGTACCGTCACCACCAGCAGCTCGGGCCAGTCAGTGCGGACCGAGGTGACGGCGTCGAGCAGCGGTCAGCAGTTGGCCGGTGTCACGCCGGCGCAGCAGGCGGCGGCCGCCGCCACCGCTCTCGCTACGGTGTTCGACAAGGCCACGGATCTCGATATCCGTCGCTCGGCGCTGTCGTCGCTGGCCAACATGCGTGAGAATGCGGGCGTGGAGAAAATGATCGACGTGGCGCGCAACGAGAAGAATCTCCAGTTGCGCCGCGATGCCGTGAGCATGCTCTCACGCATGAAGGATCCGCGTGCCATGGCGCTACTGCAGGAGATCATCGACCGATGA